In the genome of Planococcus donghaensis, the window GTTTTTCAGCCGCAGCTGGATCTATTCCTGTTCCTGCACGCATAAAAGTTTTGACTGCTTCATAAAAAGAAGCTTGAGGTGCTGCTAAACGAATTTCGGCCAATTCATTTTCCTTCAATCCAATAAACGGTGCACGTAAAACTGAAGCGAGCGGAATGTCTTGGTAAGGGTTATCTATAACGCGTAGCGTATTCAGCATAATCATCACTTCAAGCGCTTCAAAATAGCCACCTGTCAATTCCGCATACAATGGAATTCCAGCCATTTTAAATTCATCCACAAAGTCTCCTGACCATGTCATCGAACGCATTAAAACAACAATATCCCGATATTCAAGCGGTCGTTGTTTTTGTGACCACGGATCATTCACCATTGTTTCACTTTCCATCAATTCGGTAATTTTTTTAGTGATAAATCGTGCTTCCCATTGTGACTTTGCCAAATCCTCGTCTTCTGATTCTTCTTCAGTTTCTGGTTCATGGATTAATGTCAATTCAATCGGAGTTTGTTGTTCTGGATAAGGCGCTTTCGCTTTTAATGCAGCCGCTTCATCATAGTCAATTTCTCCAACTCGTTCTCCCATGATTTGCGAAAAAATATAGTTGGTGCCATCTAAAATTTCTTTGCGACTTCTGAAATTCGCATTTAAATCAATACGCAACCCAGTGTTTTCAGCATCGTGTCTAAACCGTGAATATTTCCCTAGAAATAACATAGGTTCAGCAAGGCGGAAACGATAAATCGATTGTTTCACATCGCCCACCATAAATAAGTTGCCGTTTTGTTCATCGCCTGATTTTACTAAGTTAAGGATTGTCTCTTGCAAAAGGTTGGTATCTTGATATTCATCTACTAAAACTTCTTTAAAGCGATCTTGATATTCTTTTGCAATAGGTGAAGGTTTGCCTTCTATCATTAAGATTTCTAGAGCATAATGCTCTAAATCGGAAAAATCAACTAATGCTCGATCAATTTTAAGTGCTTTGTATTGATCCGCAAAAAGCTGCGTCAATTCGACTAAAGTTTTCATCAACGGTGCCATTTCTCTCATCTCTTCTAATAAGCGCTTTGGTGAACGAGTAAAATAAGCGTCAAACAATCCACTAACAATTTTCTTCACATCATTGCGCCGCGCTTTTGCTTCTTCAGCTAAAACTGGATCACAAGAATCTTTGCGAATACTTGCAGCTTTTTCCCATTTAAATGATTTTGAGAAAGCATATAAGCTCTCCCATGAATTTTCCAATGCTGCAATTGCCGTTCGGATTACTTCAGTATCGGTTCTGAACGTGCTTTCTAGTACGACAGGTCCTTCTGGGGCATGAGCTATTTGAAGGCCTTGATCAGCTAATTGCAGCGCTTCTTCTAAAGCGTGACGTATCGTTAGTTTTAAGTCGTCGATAAATGGTAATTCGTCAATTGTGGCATCTGTTGGGACATTGTATAAATTAAGTACTTGTTGCAACCATTCTTGTGGATTCGGGTGCACGCGCGAATAATCATATAGCTTGCTTAATAACACTTCCATCGCTTGATCACTGCGATCCGAAGTGAAACTATCTGCCAAACGGTAAACTGCATCTGCTCCTTCACCTTCGTATGCTGATTCAAGCACTGCTTCTAAGACATCATCCCGCAAAAGAGCGGCTTCTGTATCTCCTGCAATTCTAAAGCCTGGGTCAATTTCAAGCAAATACGCGTATTGTTTGACGACTTGTAAACAAAACGAATGCAGCGTAGAAATTTGAGCTTTGTTGATTAAACGTAATTGTTTACGTAAATGTGTCGATTCCGGATTATCTGCAACCGCTTTTTCTAATGCATTTGACATTCGGTGGCGCATTTCAGCAGCCGAAGCATTAGTAAACGTAACAACTAATAATTCATCGACAGAGATTGGATCGTCTTCAGCTAATACTTTTTCTATCATACGGTTGATTAGCACAGCTGTTTTGCCTGATCCTGCTGCTGCTGATACCAACATATCTTGTCCTTTTGCCCATATAGCCATCCATTGTTCATCAGTCCAAGTAGCATCAATTGGTTTTTTCGGTATCATTTGCAGCGGTCTCCTTTCTGATCAATTCCACAGCTTTATCCGGAGATAAAGGGGTTAGTTTTCGGTAGCTTTGGTCTGGGTCTGCTGGGTCGAATTGGCACACTGAGCGATAAGAGCAAAATTGACAAGGTGTATCTTCTTTCATCTTATAGGGCGTAATACTTGTATCGCCTTCTAAGATGCCATTTCCTGCATTTTGATGCTTGTTTCGTACAAAGCGGCGGACAGCTTGCATATCGTCTTTCATCACTGTTTTGGATTGAGATGCAGACACCGTACCACTTTTGTTAAGTCTTACCGGAATGACATTAGAATAACCATCAATTTGGTTATCCATTGCTTCAATCACTTCGGGATCTTCAACGACTAAACCATTCATCTTAAAGGATTTTGCCATTTCTTCATCTAATTCTTCAGCTGTCAGCAATTTCGTCAGCTTTAACATCGGATTGTGCATATGAAAATACAGCACACCAGCTGGTTCTGCTTCTTCACCTAACCAACGTTCAGAATGGGTTAACGCCACATCTAAATACGTAAAGGTTTGCAAAGAAAGACCGTGATAAACGTTGCTTAGATCAAGCCCTTGTTTAGAAGATTTGTAATCGACAATACGCAAATAAGGTTTGCCCTGAATTTCAGTAGAATCGATTCGATCAATACGACCTCGCACGTTCATCTTGCGTCCTCGATCTAAAGAAATTTCCAGAGGCGGAATCGTCTCTTTTGGTCCAAATCCAACTTCTAGTGCAATCGGTACAAACCCCGAAACTTTAGCATGCTTGCTGAGCATATACGCGGTTTGGCGAATAATACCTTCTAGTTTATGTTGTATATAGCGATAGCGATGCGAACTGATTAAGATATGATTAACGAAATAAGGAGAAAGTTGATCGATCGCTTCTTTCGCTAAGTTACGGCATTGAGTTTGGGTTAGCGAAGACCATGATACCCCTAATCGTAACACTTCATCTGATATCCATTTAATCGCCGCATGGAAAAGATCCCCCATTGCAGGAGCTGCTAATTTGTATTGGCTTCTTTCTTCGAGACGTAAACCATAAGCTACATAATGTGCAAATGGACAGCCATAATACGTTTCTACCCTAGATACGCTAGAAGAGATAGGTGTTCCATACAACGGTTCTGCAATAGCCTCACGAAGAGGATCTGCTTTATTTGGTTTGATTGGCGATAAGATGCGTTTAATAATAGAAGACCAAAACGGATCGTCCTCATAATAGTGATAAACCGCACGCCACTCTGCTGATAATTCACCACCGCGTATTTGCGAAGTTAAGTATGCTAAACTCGCTCTCGGATGCGAAATGTAATCCATAGCCGATGCATCCACAAGTTCTTCCGGATCAATAACTGCCGGAATTGTTTCAATTGCCAACATATCTTTTAATTTTTGAATATAAAGAGAAGGCAACAAGGCTTTTCCTTCTTCATCTGCGATTGGAAACGAAACAGTTAATAAATCAGACGCTGATGTAAAAGCACGATATACCATATAGGTCTCGTCCATTAAACGCATTTTCGAAGTAGGCGCCAACTCAAAGCCAATTTGAGCAAACCATTCACGGTCTGTGTCTGTTAATAACCCTTCCTGCTCGATACGCTTTGGCAAGACACCGTCATTAGCTCCGACAACAAAAACCGACTTTATATCCATTAAACGAGCCAAATCGATTTTTGATACCATCACTTGATCTAACGAAGGCGGAATACGTGAAAACTCTAACGTCTCAAATCCTTCGTCTAAAATTTTTACAGCTGTTGGCAAATCCACTTTTTTGTCGCCAAACATTAATACAAATTGATCTAATACGCCAACCCATTGGTTCCAAGCCTGCTCGTGCTCTGTTGCGGCTAGTAAGCGATGTTCACTTTCTTCTCGTTCTCGTATATCTTGAATTTTTGCATAGACATCCATTTTTTCTATAAAAAGAAACAACGACTCTGCTATATCTCGCCCTGTTTTACTCAGTTTTAGTTGTTCTTTTAACTGGGCTAAAGGTTCTCTTATTAAATCACGTACTGCATGAAGCTCTACTTGTGCCGCTAGTTCTTCATCTGTTTGTATC includes:
- the addA gene encoding helicase-exonuclease AddAB subunit AddA translates to MIPKKPIDATWTDEQWMAIWAKGQDMLVSAAAGSGKTAVLINRMIEKVLAEDDPISVDELLVVTFTNASAAEMRHRMSNALEKAVADNPESTHLRKQLRLINKAQISTLHSFCLQVVKQYAYLLEIDPGFRIAGDTEAALLRDDVLEAVLESAYEGEGADAVYRLADSFTSDRSDQAMEVLLSKLYDYSRVHPNPQEWLQQVLNLYNVPTDATIDELPFIDDLKLTIRHALEEALQLADQGLQIAHAPEGPVVLESTFRTDTEVIRTAIAALENSWESLYAFSKSFKWEKAASIRKDSCDPVLAEEAKARRNDVKKIVSGLFDAYFTRSPKRLLEEMREMAPLMKTLVELTQLFADQYKALKIDRALVDFSDLEHYALEILMIEGKPSPIAKEYQDRFKEVLVDEYQDTNLLQETILNLVKSGDEQNGNLFMVGDVKQSIYRFRLAEPMLFLGKYSRFRHDAENTGLRIDLNANFRSRKEILDGTNYIFSQIMGERVGEIDYDEAAALKAKAPYPEQQTPIELTLIHEPETEEESEDEDLAKSQWEARFITKKITELMESETMVNDPWSQKQRPLEYRDIVVLMRSMTWSGDFVDEFKMAGIPLYAELTGGYFEALEVMIMLNTLRVIDNPYQDIPLASVLRAPFIGLKENELAEIRLAAPQASFYEAVKTFMRAGTGIDPAAAEKLRRFVLQLEGWRNLARRGSLAELIWQVYLDTNYYEMVGAMTNGKQRKANLRALHDRALEYEKTSFRGLFRFLRFIDRMRERGDDLGTAKSLSEKENVVRLMTVHKSKGLEFPVVFFAGTGRAFNEMDFKKSYLFDQDYGLAVKAVNPDTRIEYTSLPFLAVREMKQLQMKAEEMRVLYVAMTRAKERLYLTASVKDIEKLLEKWKMATNDVRLPDFMRSRAKGYLDWIGPAVARHPDAEKQLNVTGHFLDHTSRFHIDIVESQSLLPAIVNMEELLKEDELSDDYQQQVNDRFNYQYPHQQAVEKRSKQSVTEMKRLQMLQRLDEPESFIQTVKPERKMLLHRPNFMMDKRLSGADIGTAVHAVMQHIPLDRTLTSNEIKEFIETLVGMEILSSDEGKAVKIEELERFYASKTAARLRAATNIKKEVPFTYAKKDADGDHQIIQGIVDCLFEEEDGWVLLDYKTDRVTQISDVKNEMSERYSVQLTVYQEAVESILKISVKERLLYLFAANQEVNI
- the addB gene encoding helicase-exonuclease AddAB subunit AddB, with product MSLRIVYGRAGAGKTRFVQEEIVDELKRQADGDPIFLIVPDQMSFSTEYRLAAAYNMNGMIRAQAVTFKRLAWRVLQEVGGISRREVDTFGYRMLIRSLLEDHREEFQLFRRAAGKRGFTDQIEQLVKEFARYCVDCGELNAIRSSLSEAGAPKTLLDKAGDLELILTEIEDRLGKVFVDSEGHLALLSEKIPHSELIKSSTIYIDGFVTFTAREYEILFELMKQAKSVTIALPMDNQTDPNDEQTLFYQSANTARRLTEQAAKEGIEIENSVHLALPRRFMNPELEHIERHFDDFPTRKIQGKNAVSLVEASNRRAEMHAVARAIREQVRNGFRYNEIAILYRQPEIYDELINTIFPQYEIPYFISQKKSMLHHPLIEFSRSVLESVVSNYSYEAIFRAVKTDLFFPQGPATKWRERSDLLENFVIANGIYGERWFDEKRWFYKKYRGLEFHTSIQTDEELAAQVELHAVRDLIREPLAQLKEQLKLSKTGRDIAESLFLFIEKMDVYAKIQDIREREESEHRLLAATEHEQAWNQWVGVLDQFVLMFGDKKVDLPTAVKILDEGFETLEFSRIPPSLDQVMVSKIDLARLMDIKSVFVVGANDGVLPKRIEQEGLLTDTDREWFAQIGFELAPTSKMRLMDETYMVYRAFTSASDLLTVSFPIADEEGKALLPSLYIQKLKDMLAIETIPAVIDPEELVDASAMDYISHPRASLAYLTSQIRGGELSAEWRAVYHYYEDDPFWSSIIKRILSPIKPNKADPLREAIAEPLYGTPISSSVSRVETYYGCPFAHYVAYGLRLEERSQYKLAAPAMGDLFHAAIKWISDEVLRLGVSWSSLTQTQCRNLAKEAIDQLSPYFVNHILISSHRYRYIQHKLEGIIRQTAYMLSKHAKVSGFVPIALEVGFGPKETIPPLEISLDRGRKMNVRGRIDRIDSTEIQGKPYLRIVDYKSSKQGLDLSNVYHGLSLQTFTYLDVALTHSERWLGEEAEPAGVLYFHMHNPMLKLTKLLTAEELDEEMAKSFKMNGLVVEDPEVIEAMDNQIDGYSNVIPVRLNKSGTVSASQSKTVMKDDMQAVRRFVRNKHQNAGNGILEGDTSITPYKMKEDTPCQFCSYRSVCQFDPADPDQSYRKLTPLSPDKAVELIRKETAANDTEKTN